A single window of Chloroflexota bacterium DNA harbors:
- a CDS encoding NUDIX domain-containing protein, producing the protein MNQKGEILLLHRANDPSIPAPNTWGLVGGHVEPGETLEEALRREVEEEIRFHLESYQPFGEFHDEEFERYVYIGPIDKELHQLHLGEGQSFGFFSPQYALTHLPLSEPTRKCLIVYAQTFKRSTERITA; encoded by the coding sequence GTGAATCAAAAAGGCGAAATCCTTCTGCTTCACCGCGCGAACGATCCAAGCATTCCCGCACCCAATACGTGGGGATTGGTTGGCGGCCACGTTGAGCCGGGAGAAACCTTGGAGGAAGCACTCCGCCGAGAAGTAGAAGAGGAGATCCGCTTTCACCTGGAGTCATACCAGCCGTTTGGCGAATTCCACGACGAGGAGTTCGAGCGATATGTCTATATCGGCCCGATTGACAAAGAGTTGCATCAACTGCACCTGGGAGAGGGTCAGAGCTTTGGCTTCTTCTCGCCACAATACGCTCTGACCCATCTCCCTCTAAGCGAACCAACCAGAAAGTGCCTGATCGTCTACGCACAGACTTTCAAACGTTCCACAGAGAGGATCACAGCATAG
- a CDS encoding MFS transporter, giving the protein MKAHSRYRWFVVVTFFAFMLLHQCDKLLIGPLTTQIMNTFHINEAQMGAVVTGALIVGAILYPVWGYLYDRYARSKLLALASFIWGSTTWLSAIAPTYGAFLATRATTGIDDSSYPGLYSLISDYFGPEMRGKIYGLLQIAQPFGYMLGMLLGLLLSNALGWRGIYYVTGSLGILLSLLIFFGVREAPRGKAEPELRDLEQIGIYRFNLQTALGLFKKRSLVLLFIQGFFGVFPWNVITYWFFRYLETERGYSSTAVFTTMATAVLVLSAGYFVGGAVGDFFFKRTPRGRALVAMTGVLMGAILLVITLSIPAGNQMLFMILLCLTALFIPIASPNVVSTVYDITLPEVRSTALAVQYFIESAGAALAPLMAGLIAVRSSLHNAILSICVSTWILCALFFAVVAYLVPRDIAALRGQLRERAEYERAMQAKAKPG; this is encoded by the coding sequence ATGAAAGCACATTCTAGATACCGCTGGTTCGTTGTCGTCACTTTCTTTGCCTTTATGCTGCTTCATCAATGCGACAAGCTCCTCATTGGCCCCCTGACGACACAGATTATGAACACGTTCCACATCAACGAAGCACAGATGGGGGCAGTCGTCACCGGTGCGCTCATTGTCGGCGCTATCCTGTACCCAGTTTGGGGCTACCTCTACGACCGTTATGCACGCTCAAAACTGCTCGCGTTGGCTTCATTCATTTGGGGTTCGACCACCTGGCTCAGCGCCATCGCGCCCACATACGGAGCCTTTCTGGCCACCCGCGCCACGACTGGCATTGACGATTCCAGTTACCCTGGACTGTACAGCCTCATCTCCGACTATTTTGGGCCAGAGATGCGCGGCAAAATCTATGGATTGCTGCAGATCGCGCAGCCCTTTGGCTATATGCTGGGCATGTTGTTGGGTCTTCTGCTCAGCAATGCATTGGGCTGGCGTGGCATTTACTACGTTACTGGTTCCCTGGGCATCCTGCTGTCGTTGCTCATCTTTTTTGGCGTGCGCGAAGCGCCACGCGGCAAAGCCGAACCTGAACTGCGGGACCTGGAACAGATTGGGATTTACCGCTTCAACCTACAGACCGCTCTGGGGCTGTTCAAAAAGCGTAGCCTAGTGTTGTTGTTCATCCAGGGATTCTTTGGCGTTTTCCCGTGGAATGTGATCACCTACTGGTTTTTCCGCTACCTCGAGACAGAACGCGGGTACTCCAGCACCGCCGTGTTCACGACCATGGCCACCGCCGTGCTGGTCCTATCGGCAGGCTACTTCGTGGGTGGCGCAGTGGGCGACTTTTTCTTCAAGCGCACACCCCGTGGCCGGGCGCTGGTAGCCATGACGGGTGTTTTAATGGGAGCCATCCTGCTGGTCATCACGCTGAGCATCCCGGCTGGCAATCAAATGCTGTTCATGATATTGCTTTGCTTGACCGCCCTGTTCATCCCCATCGCTTCGCCCAACGTGGTCTCCACAGTCTATGACATTACACTGCCAGAGGTGCGCAGCACAGCACTGGCCGTGCAGTACTTTATCGAATCAGCGGGTGCAGCTCTAGCACCACTGATGGCTGGGCTGATTGCTGTACGCTCCTCCCTGCACAATGCCATTCTATCCATTTGCGTATCCACCTGGATACTCTGTGCCCTTTTCTTTGCTGTGGTAGCCTATTTGGTGCCGCGTGATATTGCAGCCCTGCGCGGTCAGTTGCGCGAGCGAGCTGAATATGAACGAGCCATGCAAGCAAAGGCAAAACCGGGATAA